From the genome of Chania multitudinisentens RB-25, one region includes:
- the pflB gene encoding formate C-acetyltransferase, whose translation MTELNEKLANAWEGFSEGDWQKEVNVRDFIQKNYTPYEGDESFLAGASQATTTLWDKVMEGIKLENRTHAPVDFDTNVVSTVTSHDAGYIVKDLETIVGLQTDAPLKRALIPFGGIKMVEGSCKVYGRELDPQVKKVFTEYRKTHNQGVFDVYTKDILNCRKSGVLTGLPDAYGRGRIIGDYRRVALYGIDFLMADKLKQFKSLQSKLESGEDLAMTIQLREEIAEQHRALGQMKEMAAKYGYDISAPAKTAQEAVQWTYFGYLAAVKSQNGAAMSFGRVSTFLDVFIDRDIKAGKLTEGQAQELIDHLVMKLRMVRFLRTPEYDELFSGDPIWATESLAGMGVDGRTLVTKTSFRFLNTLYTMGPSPEPNMTILWSEKLPLNFKKYAAKVSIDTSSLQYENDDLMRPDFNNDDYAIACCVSPMIVGKQMQFFGARANLAKTMLYAINGGVDEKLKIQVGPKEAPMMDEVLDYDKVMDRMDHFMDWLAMQYVTSLNIIHYMHDKYSYEAALMALHDRDVCRTMACGIAGLSVAADSLSAIKYAKVSTIRDEDGLAVDFKIEGEYPQFGNNDARVDDIACDLVERFMKKIQKLHTYRNAIPTQSVLTITSNVVYGKKTGNTPDGRRAGAPFGPGANPMHGRDQKGAVASLTSVAKLPFAYAKDGISYTFSIVPNALGKDDDVRKANLAGLMDGYFHHEASIEGGQHLNVNVMNREMLLDAMEHPEKYPQLTIRVSGYAVRFNSLTKEQQQDVITRTFTQTM comes from the coding sequence GCCAAGCCACCACGACCCTGTGGGACAAAGTGATGGAAGGGATCAAACTGGAGAACCGCACCCATGCGCCAGTTGATTTCGATACTAACGTCGTATCTACCGTTACTTCTCATGATGCGGGCTATATTGTCAAAGATCTGGAAACCATCGTGGGTTTGCAGACTGATGCTCCTCTGAAACGCGCGCTGATCCCTTTCGGCGGCATTAAAATGGTTGAAGGTTCCTGCAAGGTTTATGGCCGCGAACTGGACCCACAAGTGAAAAAAGTCTTCACCGAATACCGTAAGACCCATAACCAGGGCGTATTCGATGTTTACACCAAAGACATTCTGAACTGCCGTAAGTCTGGCGTATTGACCGGTTTGCCAGATGCTTATGGCCGTGGCCGTATCATTGGCGACTACCGCCGCGTTGCCTTGTACGGCATCGATTTCCTGATGGCTGATAAGCTGAAACAGTTCAAGTCGCTGCAAAGCAAGCTGGAAAGCGGCGAAGATCTGGCCATGACCATCCAGTTGCGTGAGGAGATCGCTGAACAGCACCGCGCACTGGGCCAGATGAAAGAAATGGCGGCCAAATACGGCTATGACATTTCTGCTCCAGCTAAAACCGCACAGGAAGCAGTACAGTGGACTTACTTCGGTTACCTGGCCGCGGTTAAATCTCAGAATGGCGCTGCCATGTCCTTTGGCCGTGTCTCAACCTTCCTTGACGTGTTTATCGATCGCGACATCAAGGCCGGTAAACTGACAGAAGGCCAAGCTCAGGAACTGATTGACCATCTGGTGATGAAACTGCGTATGGTGCGCTTCCTGCGTACCCCTGAATACGATGAGCTTTTCTCCGGTGATCCAATCTGGGCAACCGAATCCCTGGCTGGTATGGGGGTTGATGGCCGTACTCTGGTCACCAAAACCAGCTTCCGTTTCTTGAACACCCTCTACACCATGGGGCCGTCTCCAGAACCGAACATGACCATCCTGTGGTCTGAAAAACTGCCGTTGAACTTCAAAAAATACGCAGCGAAAGTGTCTATCGACACTTCCTCCTTGCAGTATGAAAACGACGATCTGATGCGCCCAGACTTCAACAACGATGACTATGCCATCGCCTGTTGCGTCAGCCCAATGATTGTCGGCAAACAAATGCAGTTCTTCGGTGCGCGTGCCAACCTGGCGAAAACCATGCTGTATGCCATTAACGGCGGCGTAGATGAAAAACTGAAAATCCAGGTTGGCCCGAAAGAAGCCCCAATGATGGATGAAGTGCTGGACTATGACAAAGTCATGGATCGCATGGATCACTTTATGGACTGGCTGGCCATGCAGTACGTGACATCGCTGAACATCATTCACTACATGCATGATAAATACAGCTATGAAGCGGCATTGATGGCACTGCATGACCGTGACGTTTGCCGCACCATGGCCTGTGGTATTGCTGGCCTGTCCGTTGCTGCCGACTCCCTGTCTGCGATCAAATACGCCAAAGTTTCCACCATCCGTGATGAAGACGGCCTGGCCGTTGACTTCAAAATCGAAGGTGAATACCCGCAGTTCGGTAATAACGATGCACGCGTTGACGACATCGCTTGTGATCTGGTTGAACGTTTCATGAAGAAAATTCAGAAACTGCATACCTACCGCAATGCGATACCGACTCAGTCGGTTCTGACCATCACTTCTAACGTGGTTTATGGTAAGAAAACCGGTAACACGCCAGATGGCCGCCGTGCCGGTGCGCCATTCGGCCCAGGTGCCAACCCGATGCATGGCCGCGATCAGAAAGGGGCTGTCGCCTCCCTGACTTCCGTCGCCAAACTGCCGTTTGCCTATGCGAAAGATGGGATCTCTTACACCTTCTCCATCGTACCTAATGCGTTGGGTAAAGATGATGATGTGCGTAAAGCCAACCTGGCAGGCCTGATGGATGGTTATTTCCACCACGAAGCCTCCATCGAAGGGGGCCAGCATCTGAACGTTAACGTAATGAATCGTGAAATGCTGCTGGATGCGATGGAACACCCGGAGAAATATCCGCAGTTGACTATCCGCGTTTCCGGTTATGCCGTGCGTTTCAACTCGCTGACCAAAGAACAGCAACAAGACGTGATTACTCGTACTTTCACTCAAACGATGTAA
- the pflA gene encoding pyruvate formate lyase 1-activating protein: MSLKGRIHSFESCGTVDGPGIRFIVFFQGCLMRCLYCHNRDTWDTHGGKEVTVEELMTDTVAYRHFMNASGGGVTASGGEAILQAEFVRDWFRACHQEGINTCLDTNGFVRRYDPVIDELLDATDLVMLDLKQMNDDIHQNLVGVSNHRTLEFARYLAKRNQRTWIRYVVVPGWSDDDQSAHLLGEFTKDMTNIEKIELLPYHELGKHKWVAMGEEYKLDGVHPPKADTMDRVKGILESYGHTVIY; the protein is encoded by the coding sequence ATGTCGTTAAAAGGCCGCATCCACTCTTTCGAATCCTGTGGCACCGTTGATGGCCCCGGTATCCGTTTTATTGTTTTCTTCCAGGGCTGCCTGATGCGCTGCCTGTATTGCCATAATCGCGATACTTGGGATACCCATGGCGGAAAAGAAGTGACCGTAGAAGAACTGATGACCGATACCGTCGCTTATCGCCATTTCATGAATGCTTCCGGTGGCGGTGTAACGGCATCCGGCGGCGAGGCTATTTTACAGGCAGAGTTTGTGCGTGATTGGTTCCGCGCCTGCCACCAGGAAGGCATCAATACCTGCCTGGATACCAACGGCTTTGTGCGCCGTTACGATCCGGTTATTGATGAACTGCTGGATGCCACCGATCTGGTGATGCTTGATTTAAAACAGATGAATGATGATATCCACCAGAATCTGGTCGGGGTTTCCAACCACCGCACGCTAGAGTTCGCCCGTTATCTGGCGAAACGCAACCAGCGCACCTGGATCCGCTACGTGGTGGTTCCAGGCTGGTCAGACGATGATCAATCAGCGCATCTGCTCGGTGAGTTCACCAAAGACATGACCAATATCGAGAAAATCGAGCTGCTGCCTTATCACGAACTGGGCAAGCATAAATGGGTGGCAATGGGCGAAGAATATAAGCTGGACGGCGTTCACCCTCCCAAAGCTGACACCATGGATCGCGTTAAAGGGATTCTGGAAAGTTACGGCCATACGGTGATCTATTGA
- a CDS encoding MFS transporter → MSAYSRPVLLLLCGLLLLTVSIAVLNTLVPLWLTHAQLSTWQVGMISSSYFTGNLVGTLMAGKLIKHIGFTRSYHFSCLVFAVATAGMALSLDFWSWMGWRFFAGVGCAWIWVIVESALLRSGNLSNRGQLLAAYMMVYYLGTVAGQLLLSMVSTELLNVLPWVTTIVMAAMLPMLFARVNNQSDEPQQAAVWSMLKRRSARLGINGCIISGMVLGSLYGLMPLYLAHQGMSDANVGYWMALLVSSGIVGQWPVGRMADRYGRLLVLRIQVFVVILASIAMLGNYAMAPVLFILGCAGFTLYPVAMSWACEKVMPHELVAMNQALLMSYTIGSLLGPSMTSMLMQNYSDQLLFVMIAAMALIYLVMLLKKPNRHHTPLAA, encoded by the coding sequence ATGTCCGCCTATTCCCGCCCAGTGCTGTTGCTGCTCTGCGGTTTGTTGTTGCTCACGGTTTCTATTGCCGTCTTGAATACGTTAGTTCCTCTCTGGTTAACTCATGCTCAGCTGTCAACCTGGCAGGTGGGGATGATCAGTTCTTCTTATTTTACCGGCAACCTGGTAGGCACGCTGATGGCGGGCAAACTGATCAAACACATTGGGTTTACTCGCAGCTATCATTTTTCCTGTTTGGTTTTTGCCGTTGCCACTGCGGGAATGGCGCTGTCTCTGGATTTTTGGAGCTGGATGGGATGGCGCTTTTTTGCCGGAGTAGGGTGTGCCTGGATCTGGGTGATTGTGGAAAGCGCTCTGCTACGCAGTGGTAACTTGAGCAACCGTGGCCAACTGCTGGCGGCCTATATGATGGTGTACTATTTGGGCACGGTGGCAGGGCAACTGTTGCTGAGCATGGTTTCCACCGAGCTGCTGAATGTGCTTCCCTGGGTAACCACTATTGTCATGGCAGCGATGTTGCCAATGCTGTTTGCCCGCGTGAACAATCAGAGTGATGAACCACAGCAGGCAGCCGTCTGGTCAATGCTTAAGCGCCGTAGTGCGCGGTTGGGGATCAACGGTTGCATTATTTCTGGGATGGTGCTGGGGTCGCTGTACGGTTTGATGCCGCTTTATCTGGCTCACCAGGGGATGAGTGACGCGAACGTGGGGTATTGGATGGCCCTGTTGGTCAGTTCGGGCATTGTCGGCCAATGGCCAGTAGGGCGGATGGCCGATCGCTATGGCCGCTTGCTGGTGCTGCGTATTCAGGTGTTTGTGGTGATCCTCGCCAGCATCGCGATGCTGGGTAACTATGCGATGGCTCCGGTGCTGTTTATTCTGGGCTGTGCCGGCTTTACCCTGTATCCCGTCGCCATGTCCTGGGCCTGTGAAAAAGTGATGCCGCATGAACTGGTGGCGATGAATCAGGCATTATTGATGAGCTATACCATCGGCAGCCTGTTAGGGCCATCAATGACCTCAATGTTGATGCAAAATTATTCCGATCAGCTGTTGTTTGTGATGATTGCTGCGATGGCACTGATTTATCTGGTGATGCTGCTGAAAAAACCAAACCGTCATCACACACCGTTGGCGGCCTGA
- the napF gene encoding ferredoxin-type protein NapF, whose translation MKNNQQLTPQGTSRRRLLTGWRDRSKQLPAQEALSLGLPVVARPPQALPDPLFSALCNGCGACVSRCPYGLLSITQDKAALSIDFTECDICLKCTTACQTGALRDQMPCDTLLRPQISLSCLGRQDSCRMCMINCPQQALVFSVSVEGGRQLQCDNELCNGCGLCKLSCFHGHILLAPLGEKSLPARI comes from the coding sequence ATGAAAAATAATCAGCAACTCACACCGCAAGGCACTAGCCGACGCAGATTGCTGACGGGCTGGAGGGATCGCAGTAAACAGTTGCCAGCGCAGGAAGCGCTGTCTTTGGGATTGCCCGTGGTGGCCCGCCCGCCTCAGGCATTACCCGATCCCTTATTCAGTGCGTTATGCAATGGCTGTGGTGCCTGCGTGAGCCGTTGTCCGTATGGTTTATTGAGTATCACTCAAGACAAGGCGGCGCTGAGTATCGATTTCACCGAATGTGATATTTGCCTGAAATGTACCACAGCTTGCCAAACAGGGGCGCTGCGTGATCAAATGCCCTGTGACACCTTGCTACGCCCGCAAATCAGCCTGAGTTGCCTTGGGCGGCAGGACAGTTGCCGGATGTGCATGATTAACTGCCCGCAGCAGGCGCTGGTTTTCAGCGTATCCGTCGAAGGTGGCCGCCAATTGCAGTGCGATAACGAACTCTGTAATGGTTGTGGATTATGTAAATTATCGTGTTTTCATGGGCATATCCTGCTTGCTCCTCTGGGTGAAAAATCATTACCTGCGAGGATATAA
- the dmsD gene encoding Tat proofreading chaperone DmsD: MMLEKIALTGRVLGVLLYAPPESKECQPLLATLQEPQWIAEWPYEGGQQAAALLAAGVADNQPETLAEAYQRLFVGPYALAAPPWGSVYLDKESVLFGDSTLRLRQWLRVKGIEAQREHNEPEDHIGTLLMLAAWLAEEQQQALVSELLAQHLLPWAPRYLALLQQHAGHPFYQGLAQLAQATLAAWAADGPAPQVKLELYY, encoded by the coding sequence ATGATGCTCGAAAAAATCGCGTTAACTGGCCGGGTGCTTGGGGTGCTGCTGTATGCGCCCCCAGAAAGTAAGGAATGCCAGCCTTTGCTGGCAACCTTGCAGGAGCCACAGTGGATTGCAGAGTGGCCTTATGAGGGGGGGCAGCAGGCTGCGGCATTGCTCGCCGCAGGCGTTGCGGATAATCAGCCGGAGACGCTGGCAGAAGCTTATCAGCGCCTGTTTGTTGGCCCTTATGCTTTAGCGGCTCCGCCTTGGGGTTCCGTCTATCTGGATAAAGAAAGCGTGCTGTTTGGTGATTCAACGTTACGCTTACGTCAGTGGTTGCGGGTGAAGGGTATCGAAGCGCAACGCGAGCACAATGAGCCGGAAGACCATATCGGAACTTTACTGATGTTGGCGGCTTGGTTGGCAGAAGAGCAACAGCAGGCGCTGGTGAGTGAACTGCTGGCACAGCACTTATTACCTTGGGCACCACGTTATTTGGCATTGTTACAGCAGCACGCCGGGCATCCGTTCTATCAGGGATTGGCACAGTTGGCTCAAGCCACGCTGGCCGCCTGGGCCGCAGATGGCCCGGCACCTCAGGTGAAGTTGGAGCTGTATTACTGA
- a CDS encoding DmsC/YnfH family molybdoenzyme membrane anchor subunit encodes MGMGWHEWPLMVFTVLGQFVVGGVIVMGLALIAGNLTDRQSKAVQRSMFYLWLLMGIAFVASVLHLGTPLRAFNSLNRIGDSALSNEIASGALFFAVGGLYWLSAMLKKLPLTLSKIWLIVIMILGVLFVYAMTRVYQIETVPTWHNAYTTLDFFLTVFLGGPLLGVLLLHTAGLEVAGRYPLAMISVLALLLSLCSALLQSSELATISSSVQQATALIPQYGQLMVWRLVLLVLGLGCWICPLLRRSNVGAMGLSLGLALVFAGELIGRGVFYGLHMTVGMTVGG; translated from the coding sequence ATGGGAATGGGATGGCATGAATGGCCGCTGATGGTGTTCACCGTATTAGGGCAGTTTGTGGTGGGCGGCGTAATCGTCATGGGGCTGGCGTTGATCGCCGGGAATCTGACTGATCGCCAAAGCAAAGCGGTACAGCGTTCGATGTTCTACCTGTGGCTGCTGATGGGTATTGCGTTTGTTGCCTCGGTGCTGCATTTGGGTACACCGCTGCGGGCTTTTAATTCACTGAACCGTATCGGTGATTCGGCATTGAGCAACGAAATTGCCAGCGGTGCGCTGTTTTTTGCAGTCGGTGGCCTGTACTGGCTATCGGCCATGCTGAAAAAATTGCCGCTGACGTTGAGCAAAATATGGTTAATCGTGATCATGATACTAGGCGTGCTGTTTGTTTATGCCATGACACGCGTTTACCAGATTGAAACCGTGCCGACCTGGCATAACGCTTATACTACTCTAGATTTCTTCCTAACGGTGTTTCTCGGTGGGCCATTGCTGGGGGTGCTGCTGCTGCATACTGCCGGGCTGGAAGTGGCAGGGCGTTACCCATTGGCAATGATCAGCGTGTTGGCGCTATTACTCAGCCTGTGCTCCGCACTGTTGCAAAGCAGTGAACTGGCGACTATCAGTAGTTCGGTACAGCAGGCTACGGCGTTGATCCCACAATATGGCCAACTGATGGTATGGCGGCTGGTATTGTTGGTATTGGGATTAGGTTGCTGGATCTGCCCTCTGTTACGCCGTAGCAACGTAGGAGCGATGGGGTTGAGCTTGGGGTTGGCATTGGTTTTTGCGGGTGAATTGATTGGCCGCGGTGTGTTTTATGGTTTGCACATGACCGTGGGTATGACGGTGGGTGGCTGA
- a CDS encoding DMSO/selenate family reductase complex B subunit translates to MTAQYGFFIDSSRCTGCKTCELACKDYKNLTPDVSFRRIYEYAGGDWLQEGDSWHQNVFAYYLSIACNHCEDPACTKVCPSGAMHKREDGLVVVNEEICIGCRYCHMACPYGAPQYNAAKGHMTKCDGCHERVSSGKKPVCVESCPLRALDFGPIDALRKQHGSLAEVAPLPAAHFTKPCIVLKPNANSRPSGDTTGHLANPKEV, encoded by the coding sequence ATGACTGCGCAATATGGATTCTTTATCGATTCAAGTCGTTGTACTGGCTGCAAAACCTGTGAGCTGGCCTGTAAGGACTATAAAAACCTAACGCCGGACGTCAGTTTCCGCCGTATCTATGAATATGCTGGGGGCGACTGGCTGCAAGAGGGCGATAGCTGGCATCAGAATGTGTTTGCTTATTATCTGTCAATTGCCTGTAACCACTGTGAAGATCCCGCCTGCACCAAGGTGTGCCCAAGTGGTGCCATGCACAAGCGGGAAGATGGTTTGGTGGTGGTGAACGAAGAGATTTGTATCGGCTGCCGGTACTGCCACATGGCCTGCCCGTATGGCGCACCGCAGTATAATGCGGCAAAAGGCCATATGACCAAATGTGATGGCTGCCATGAGCGGGTGAGTAGCGGGAAAAAACCGGTATGCGTGGAGTCTTGCCCGCTACGGGCGTTGGATTTCGGCCCGATTGATGCACTGCGTAAGCAGCATGGCTCTCTGGCAGAGGTGGCTCCGTTACCGGCGGCTCATTTCACCAAACCTTGCATTGTGCTGAAACCGAACGCCAACAGCCGCCCAAGTGGTGACACTACTGGCCATCTGGCCAATCCGAAGGAGGTTTAA
- the dmsA gene encoding dimethylsulfoxide reductase subunit A, whose amino-acid sequence MSESERNPLSGLPCSRRKLVKSGAIAGLALAAGGVSLPFSRQASAESPAAGSTTTQPDEKVVWSACTVNCGSRCPLRMHIVDGEIKYVETDNTGNDAYEELHQVRACLRGRSMRRRVYNPDRLKYPMLRVGKRGEGKFKRISWDEAFTLIGDNLQRIIKDYGNEAIYLNYGTGTLGGTMTRSWPPGATLIARLMNCCGGYLNHYGDYSTAQIAVGLNYTYGGWADGNSPTDIANSKLVVMFGNNPGETRMSGGGVTYLLEQAREHSNARMIVIDPRYTDTAAGREDEWIPIRPGTDAALVAGLAHVLITENLVDQAFLDTYCVGYDEKTLPVGAPDNGHYKAYILGQGDDGVAKTPAWAAQITGIPADRIIKLAREIGSVKPAYISQGWGPQRQSNGELTSRAIAMLPILTGNVGINGGNSGAREGSYGLPFVRMPTLENPVKTSISMFLWTDAILRGPEMTATRDGVRGKDKLDVPIKFIWNYAGNCLINQHSEINRTHDILQDDKKCEMIVVIDNHMTASAKYADLVLPDCTASEQRDFCLDASSGNMGYVIFAGQAIKPRFECKNIYDMTSEIARRMGVEQMFTEGRTQEEWLRHLYQQSRQEIPALPDYEQFLQQGIFKQRDPEGHHVAYKAFRADPQANPLTTPSGKIEIYSTELAELAASWELAEDDVIHPLPIYAAGFESPADPLSNKYPLQMTGFHYKARTHSTYGNVDVLKAACRQEMWINPIDAKPRGIGNGDLIRIYNDRGEVRINAKVTPRMLPGVVALGEGAWYAPDGSHIDHAGSINVLTTQRPSPLAKGNPSHTNLVQVAKI is encoded by the coding sequence ATGAGTGAATCTGAAAGAAATCCCTTATCTGGCCTACCCTGTTCGCGCCGCAAGTTGGTTAAAAGCGGCGCTATCGCTGGTCTTGCACTCGCTGCGGGTGGGGTTTCCCTGCCGTTCAGCCGCCAAGCGAGTGCAGAATCTCCTGCGGCTGGATCTACCACTACGCAACCGGATGAAAAAGTAGTTTGGAGTGCCTGTACCGTAAACTGCGGCAGCCGTTGTCCGCTGCGTATGCACATTGTTGATGGTGAAATTAAATATGTCGAAACCGACAATACGGGCAACGATGCATATGAAGAATTGCATCAGGTACGAGCCTGCCTGCGTGGGCGCTCGATGCGCCGCCGTGTGTACAACCCCGACCGTCTGAAATACCCGATGCTGCGGGTTGGCAAGCGTGGGGAAGGCAAATTCAAACGCATCAGTTGGGATGAAGCTTTCACGCTGATTGGCGATAACCTGCAACGCATCATCAAGGATTATGGTAACGAAGCTATCTATCTGAACTACGGCACCGGAACATTGGGGGGAACCATGACACGTTCCTGGCCACCCGGTGCTACGCTGATTGCCCGATTGATGAACTGCTGCGGTGGCTATCTGAATCACTACGGCGATTACAGCACGGCCCAGATTGCTGTGGGTTTGAATTATACCTATGGCGGCTGGGCAGACGGTAATAGCCCGACCGATATTGCAAACAGCAAGCTGGTGGTCATGTTTGGTAATAACCCCGGTGAAACCCGCATGAGCGGTGGTGGGGTCACCTATCTGCTGGAACAAGCGCGTGAACATTCCAATGCCCGCATGATTGTGATCGATCCACGCTATACCGATACTGCCGCCGGGCGTGAAGATGAGTGGATACCGATCCGCCCAGGCACCGATGCGGCACTGGTGGCTGGGTTAGCACATGTACTGATCACTGAGAATCTGGTTGATCAGGCTTTCTTGGACACCTATTGCGTTGGTTATGATGAGAAAACCCTGCCTGTAGGGGCTCCAGACAATGGTCACTACAAAGCCTATATTCTGGGGCAGGGCGACGATGGTGTGGCGAAAACGCCGGCCTGGGCGGCGCAAATCACCGGTATCCCGGCCGATCGCATCATCAAGCTGGCGCGTGAAATCGGCAGTGTGAAACCCGCCTATATCAGCCAGGGCTGGGGGCCGCAACGCCAGTCTAACGGTGAGTTAACCTCGCGTGCTATTGCCATGCTGCCGATCCTGACCGGTAACGTGGGGATTAACGGTGGTAATAGTGGGGCACGAGAAGGATCTTACGGGCTACCGTTTGTGCGGATGCCGACTCTGGAAAACCCGGTGAAAACCAGTATCTCCATGTTTTTGTGGACGGATGCCATTCTGCGCGGGCCGGAAATGACCGCCACACGTGATGGCGTGCGTGGTAAGGATAAATTGGATGTTCCCATCAAGTTTATCTGGAACTACGCAGGTAATTGCCTGATTAATCAGCACTCTGAAATCAATCGGACTCATGACATTTTGCAGGACGACAAGAAGTGCGAAATGATTGTGGTGATCGATAACCATATGACGGCATCGGCGAAATATGCAGATCTGGTGTTGCCGGATTGTACAGCTTCCGAGCAGCGAGATTTTTGTTTGGATGCCTCAAGCGGCAATATGGGGTATGTCATTTTTGCCGGTCAGGCCATCAAGCCGCGTTTTGAATGCAAAAACATCTATGACATGACCAGTGAGATCGCTCGCCGCATGGGGGTTGAGCAGATGTTTACCGAAGGCCGTACTCAGGAGGAGTGGCTGCGCCATCTTTATCAGCAATCCCGCCAAGAAATCCCTGCATTACCTGATTATGAACAGTTCTTGCAGCAAGGGATCTTCAAACAGCGTGATCCTGAGGGCCATCATGTGGCGTACAAAGCGTTCCGTGCCGATCCGCAGGCGAACCCGCTGACCACACCTTCCGGCAAGATTGAAATCTATTCCACGGAACTGGCGGAGCTGGCGGCCAGTTGGGAACTGGCAGAAGACGACGTGATACATCCGTTACCAATTTATGCAGCAGGTTTTGAAAGCCCCGCCGATCCATTGAGTAACAAGTATCCACTGCAAATGACCGGTTTCCATTATAAGGCAAGGACTCATTCTACCTACGGTAACGTTGATGTGTTGAAAGCCGCTTGCCGCCAGGAAATGTGGATCAACCCGATTGATGCGAAACCCCGTGGCATTGGCAATGGTGATTTGATCCGCATTTACAACGATCGCGGAGAAGTGCGTATCAATGCCAAGGTGACACCGCGTATGTTGCCAGGGGTGGTTGCGTTGGGAGAAGGGGCTTGGTATGCACCGGATGGCAGCCATATCGATCACGCGGGCAGTATTAACGTACTGACCACTCAGCGTCCTTCGCCGCTTGCCAAAGGGAACCCTTCTCATACCAATCTGGTTCAGGTCGCCAAAATTTAA
- the serS gene encoding serine--tRNA ligase — translation MLDPNLLRNELDAVAVKLARRGFKLDLDLLRSQEERRKVLQVETETLQAERNSRSKSIGAAKARGEDIEPLRREVNELGEKLDAAKAELDKLQGEIRDYALVLPNLPDDAVPNGKDDSENLEVSRWGEPRQYDFAVRDHVELGEMAGGLDFAAAVKLTGARFVVMKGQMARMHRALSQFMLDLHTEKHGYLETYVPYLVNHATLYGTGQLPKFGEDLFHTKPLEEESESSNYALIPTAEVPVTNLVRDEILEEDDLPLKMTAHTPCFRSEAGSYGRDTRGLIRMHQFDKVEMVQIVRPEDSMAALEELTGHAEKVLQLLNLPYRKVLLCTGDMGFGACKTYDLEVWLPAQNTYREISSCSNMWDFQARRMQARCRSKTEKKPRLVHTLNGSGLAVGRTLVAVLENYQQADGRIQVPEVLRPYMGGLEYIG, via the coding sequence ATGCTCGATCCCAATCTGCTGCGTAATGAGCTAGACGCAGTCGCCGTAAAACTGGCTCGCAGAGGCTTTAAACTCGATCTGGACCTGCTGCGTTCGCAAGAAGAACGTCGTAAAGTTTTGCAGGTAGAAACTGAAACCCTACAGGCAGAACGTAATTCCCGATCGAAATCCATCGGCGCAGCCAAAGCGCGTGGTGAAGACATTGAGCCACTGCGCCGCGAAGTGAACGAGTTGGGTGAAAAGCTGGACGCTGCGAAAGCCGAACTGGATAAGCTGCAAGGTGAAATCCGTGATTACGCCTTGGTACTGCCAAACCTGCCGGACGATGCGGTGCCGAATGGCAAAGACGACAGCGAAAATCTGGAGGTCAGCCGCTGGGGGGAACCGCGTCAATACGACTTTGCCGTGCGCGATCACGTCGAGCTGGGTGAGATGGCTGGCGGTTTGGATTTTGCCGCTGCGGTAAAATTGACCGGTGCGCGTTTTGTGGTGATGAAAGGGCAAATGGCTCGCATGCATCGCGCTTTGTCTCAGTTTATGCTGGATCTGCATACCGAAAAGCACGGCTATCTGGAAACCTATGTTCCTTATCTGGTGAACCATGCGACTCTGTATGGAACTGGCCAGTTGCCTAAATTTGGTGAAGATCTGTTCCATACCAAACCGCTGGAAGAAGAATCAGAAAGCAGTAACTATGCTCTGATCCCAACAGCAGAAGTGCCCGTCACCAATCTGGTGCGTGATGAAATTCTTGAAGAAGACGATCTGCCACTGAAGATGACGGCGCATACGCCTTGCTTCCGTTCTGAAGCGGGCTCTTATGGTCGTGATACGCGTGGTCTGATCCGTATGCACCAATTCGATAAGGTTGAGATGGTGCAGATTGTACGCCCGGAAGACTCCATGGCGGCGCTGGAAGAACTGACCGGCCATGCAGAGAAAGTGCTGCAATTGCTGAATTTGCCGTACCGCAAAGTGCTGCTGTGTACTGGCGATATGGGCTTTGGCGCCTGCAAAACCTACGATCTGGAAGTGTGGTTGCCTGCACAGAATACCTATCGTGAGATCTCCTCCTGTTCCAATATGTGGGATTTCCAGGCGCGCCGTATGCAGGCGCGTTGCCGTAGCAAAACCGAGAAAAAACCCCGCCTGGTACATACGCTGAACGGCTCTGGTTTAGCCGTAGGTCGCACCTTGGTGGCTGTGCTGGAAAACTACCAGCAGGCCGATGGCCGTATTCAGGTGCCTGAAGTATTACGCCCTTATATGGGTGGCTTGGAATATATCGGCTAA